In the genome of Streptomyces collinus, one region contains:
- a CDS encoding CHAT domain-containing protein, with protein MTEFHNLATDFFEVQAQYWQAADAGQPTGGLFQQLTLLGRRLLTVLGRPGGATPGPVKASDVAGILLDVHGRELTTHPSGARTYRQVEEFWAAAEEFTSHATPDQLRNFLAGKAQYELQEGRASEALALVDRATHLPDGPALPPPSPYGDLRVLHAEVLHRLHDQETVLEVLAPLEAELAALLPDGPIDETDPEAMRLLSARSGHGDDGPATAARLLQASTVYMRLLDVKAGALRDTGRPEAAERAFVRCMPLYTASGLTEVGLLQRARCALDRDAVAEAHRLLELAAPLFDGADAGDRTSMRAHLRLVRGAAYCRLRAEAARLGNGDGWWKESLRWCDRGERCTADHPDDLLAAGLHAERARAHRATGDQTGAVRAYRQMALALDRVLRVPLGHRFDTLHLRFHQPLFKEVQAFAEETGDAQLCAVVTDLLKARAFSARLSLLRSEAWRTPAASADTTGRDVRNGPDHGAFTEVSRRLASAERRGAWKEADRLRVERAGLLTKIRAIDPRWRLIRDDPPFDLDRLSHFLAAYGTAATGGNPGPCVALSLYERPDSVLAVLATPDGGLHMGTRRLDNRVLSALEAHQRELQEGPALLDFWGHRGIGLADLIPPAFADKIADSGTCLLAPHGRLHTLPWTVARHHGHHVIRRTAIGIVPNLSCVPLLDHRPAGRVRATLLGVTRQPEGKELPEAGRAVRSLAEYLGAHRLREDPITGHHATVATLRDLLNSGPPDRSITDVLHIVTHGLAAPGAPFDAGVQLIDGVLEAGEVLMSRMCFQEVLLTACSTSLRATADHSGGHGALEFLTPLTPRPLELAGDVANALVHAFHEAGAAFVLASPFPMRSRLATHHCAEWIVHRCHGSAPLEAARRAAVALLDEDDSPEQTDKWAGITAYGAR; from the coding sequence ATGACGGAATTCCACAACCTGGCCACGGACTTCTTCGAGGTGCAGGCGCAGTACTGGCAGGCGGCTGACGCAGGGCAGCCGACCGGAGGGCTATTTCAGCAACTGACCCTCCTCGGACGGCGGCTGCTCACGGTGCTGGGCCGGCCCGGCGGTGCCACACCGGGCCCGGTCAAGGCGTCCGACGTCGCGGGGATCCTGCTCGACGTCCACGGCCGCGAGCTGACCACCCACCCGTCCGGAGCCCGGACGTACCGGCAGGTCGAGGAGTTCTGGGCGGCGGCTGAGGAGTTCACGTCCCACGCGACCCCGGACCAGCTCCGCAACTTCCTGGCGGGCAAAGCACAGTACGAGCTTCAGGAGGGCCGGGCCAGTGAGGCCCTGGCGCTCGTGGACCGGGCCACCCACCTGCCGGACGGCCCTGCCCTCCCACCGCCATCCCCTTACGGAGACCTGCGAGTGCTGCACGCCGAGGTGCTGCACCGGCTTCACGATCAGGAGACCGTTCTGGAGGTGCTGGCACCTCTGGAGGCGGAGCTCGCCGCCCTCCTCCCTGACGGGCCGATCGACGAGACCGACCCCGAAGCGATGCGTCTTCTCTCGGCCCGCTCCGGCCACGGCGACGACGGACCGGCGACGGCCGCCCGGCTGCTCCAGGCATCCACCGTCTATATGCGGCTGCTGGATGTGAAAGCGGGCGCGTTGCGGGACACGGGCCGGCCGGAAGCGGCCGAGCGGGCGTTTGTGAGATGCATGCCGCTCTACACCGCGTCCGGTCTGACGGAAGTGGGACTGCTGCAACGTGCCCGTTGCGCGCTCGACCGCGACGCGGTGGCCGAGGCACACCGGCTGCTGGAATTGGCCGCTCCGCTGTTCGACGGAGCCGACGCCGGAGACCGGACGTCGATGCGGGCACATCTTCGGTTGGTACGCGGCGCGGCGTACTGCCGCCTGCGTGCCGAGGCTGCCCGGCTGGGGAATGGGGACGGATGGTGGAAGGAGTCGCTGCGCTGGTGCGACCGCGGTGAGCGCTGCACGGCAGACCATCCCGACGACCTGCTGGCGGCCGGCCTGCACGCCGAGCGCGCCCGGGCCCACCGCGCCACCGGAGACCAGACAGGTGCGGTGCGTGCTTATCGCCAGATGGCACTCGCTCTCGACCGGGTGCTGCGCGTGCCGCTGGGTCACCGCTTCGACACACTGCATCTGCGCTTTCACCAGCCGTTGTTCAAGGAGGTCCAGGCCTTCGCTGAGGAGACCGGCGATGCGCAGCTGTGTGCGGTCGTCACCGATCTGCTCAAGGCCCGCGCCTTCTCGGCACGGTTGTCCCTGCTCCGCTCGGAAGCGTGGCGCACGCCGGCCGCCTCGGCCGACACCACGGGGCGGGACGTACGGAACGGACCGGACCACGGCGCGTTCACGGAAGTGAGCCGGCGGCTCGCGAGCGCCGAGCGACGCGGCGCTTGGAAGGAAGCCGATCGCCTGCGCGTCGAGCGTGCCGGACTGCTCACCAAGATCCGAGCGATCGATCCTCGCTGGCGTCTCATCAGGGATGATCCGCCCTTCGACCTCGACAGGCTCAGCCACTTCCTGGCCGCCTACGGCACCGCCGCGACGGGCGGCAATCCCGGCCCGTGCGTGGCACTGAGCCTGTACGAACGCCCCGACAGTGTCCTGGCCGTGCTGGCCACACCGGACGGCGGACTGCACATGGGCACCCGGCGGCTGGACAACAGGGTTCTGAGCGCGCTGGAGGCACACCAGCGCGAACTCCAAGAAGGGCCCGCGCTCCTGGATTTCTGGGGCCATCGCGGCATCGGCTTGGCCGACCTGATCCCTCCGGCCTTCGCCGACAAGATCGCCGACAGCGGCACCTGTCTGCTGGCTCCGCACGGACGCCTGCACACCCTGCCCTGGACGGTCGCCCGCCACCATGGCCATCATGTGATCCGCCGAACGGCCATCGGCATCGTCCCCAACCTGTCCTGTGTGCCGCTCCTGGACCACCGCCCCGCCGGACGGGTCCGGGCCACACTGCTGGGCGTCACCCGACAACCCGAGGGCAAGGAGCTGCCGGAGGCAGGGCGGGCGGTGCGCAGCCTGGCCGAGTACCTGGGAGCGCACCGGCTTCGCGAGGATCCAATCACCGGTCACCATGCCACAGTTGCGACGCTGCGGGACCTGCTGAACTCCGGGCCGCCCGACCGCAGCATCACGGACGTACTCCACATCGTCACCCACGGCCTGGCAGCCCCAGGGGCACCTTTCGACGCCGGGGTGCAGCTGATCGACGGCGTACTCGAAGCGGGCGAAGTCCTCATGAGCCGCATGTGCTTCCAAGAGGTGCTGCTCACAGCATGCAGCACCAGTCTGCGAGCCACGGCCGACCACAGCGGTGGGCATGGGGCACTCGAATTCCTGACGCCCCTCACACCACGCCCGCTCGAACTGGCCGGTGACGTCGCCAACGCGCTGGTTCACGCCTTCCACGAGGCGGGAGCGGCCTTTGTCCTGGCCAGCCCCTTCCCCATGCGGTCGAGGCTGGCGACTCACCACTGCGCCGAGTGGATCGTCCACCGCTGTCACGGCAGCGCCCCGCTGGAAGCCGCTCGACGGGCCGCGGTGGCACTGCTGGACGAGGACGACTCACCTGAGCAGACCGACAAGTGGGCCGGCATAACGGCCTACGGAGCTAGGTGA
- a CDS encoding DUF6338 family protein, translating to MPSSLVGLIALLFAAVPGYLYLIHYERHGLRERPGATREVAELFTVGTFAALATAAGVLALAENVPGLATLDGVLSGAAYARSHAWHLIRSGVLILTLSTVTCIVLGELRGRHSGASSWSTTPGTVWAELLKPRRGEADPEVQVLMDDGTLVYGSGHMVSDERDTYYRDVALHHPISIRSPGEDHPRSTDADYVIIPGGHIRLIEITAVPLNRVPD from the coding sequence ATGCCCTCCAGCCTCGTGGGGCTCATAGCCCTGCTGTTCGCGGCCGTCCCCGGCTATCTCTACCTCATCCACTACGAACGCCACGGCCTGCGCGAACGACCAGGCGCCACAAGGGAAGTCGCCGAGCTCTTCACGGTCGGCACCTTCGCGGCGCTTGCCACCGCAGCAGGCGTTCTCGCCCTCGCCGAGAACGTGCCGGGCCTCGCCACGCTCGACGGCGTCCTGTCCGGCGCCGCCTATGCCCGCTCGCATGCCTGGCACCTCATCCGTTCCGGAGTCCTCATCCTCACCCTCAGCACCGTCACCTGCATCGTGCTGGGGGAGCTGCGCGGCCGTCACAGCGGCGCGAGCAGCTGGTCCACCACGCCCGGCACTGTATGGGCGGAACTTCTCAAACCCCGGCGGGGGGAGGCTGACCCCGAGGTGCAAGTGCTGATGGACGACGGCACGCTGGTGTACGGCAGTGGACACATGGTGTCCGACGAGCGGGACACCTACTACCGCGACGTCGCCCTGCACCACCCCATCTCCATCCGCAGCCCCGGCGAAGACCACCCGCGGTCCACGGACGCGGACTACGTCATCATCCCCGGTGGCCACATCCGGCTCATCGAGATCACTGCGGTCCCCCTGAATCGTGTCCCGGATTGA
- a CDS encoding MBL fold metallo-hydrolase: MTQVTDHGGGVRSLRVPIPDNPLGHTLVYVVDTDRGPVLIDTGWDDPESWDTLAEGLTACGTSAAEIHGVVITHHHPDHHGLSGRVREASGAWIAMHAADTAVVRRTREARPERWFTYMAAKLAAAGAPEEHIAPLRQPRHRTLPGLSPALPDRDIVPGELLALPGRRLRAIWTPGHTPGHVCLHLEETHPARLPGRGRLFSGDHLLPGITPHIGLYEDPEDATVTDPLGDYLDSLERVGRLAPAEVLPAHQHPFPDAAGRVRELLTHHESRLTALLALLAEPLTPWQLAERMEWNRPWAEIPYGSRTIAVSEAEAHLRRLVKLGRAEAVPGSDPVTYAAV, translated from the coding sequence ATGACACAGGTGACCGATCACGGCGGAGGGGTCCGGTCCCTCCGGGTCCCGATCCCGGACAACCCGCTCGGCCACACGCTGGTGTACGTCGTCGACACCGACCGCGGACCGGTGCTGATCGACACCGGCTGGGACGACCCGGAGTCCTGGGACACCCTCGCGGAGGGCCTCACGGCCTGCGGCACCTCGGCCGCCGAGATCCACGGCGTGGTCATCACCCACCACCACCCGGACCACCACGGCCTGTCCGGCCGGGTCCGGGAGGCGTCGGGCGCGTGGATCGCGATGCACGCGGCGGACACCGCGGTCGTACGGCGGACCCGGGAGGCCCGCCCCGAGCGCTGGTTCACGTACATGGCGGCCAAGCTCGCCGCGGCCGGCGCCCCCGAGGAGCACATCGCGCCCCTGCGGCAGCCCCGCCACCGCACCCTGCCCGGCCTCTCCCCCGCCCTGCCCGACCGCGACATCGTCCCCGGCGAACTCCTGGCGCTGCCCGGCCGCCGCCTGCGCGCGATCTGGACCCCGGGGCACACACCGGGCCACGTCTGCCTCCACCTGGAGGAGACCCACCCGGCCCGGCTCCCGGGCCGGGGGCGCCTGTTCTCCGGCGATCACCTGCTGCCCGGGATCACCCCGCACATCGGCCTCTACGAGGATCCGGAGGACGCCACTGTCACCGACCCCCTGGGCGACTACCTCGACTCCCTGGAGCGCGTCGGCCGGCTGGCCCCCGCCGAGGTCCTCCCGGCCCACCAGCACCCGTTCCCCGACGCCGCCGGGCGCGTACGCGAGTTGCTCACGCACCACGAGTCACGCCTGACCGCCCTGCTGGCGCTGCTCGCCGAGCCCCTCACGCCCTGGCAGCTCGCCGAGCGCATGGAGTGGAACCGCCCCTGGGCCGAGATCCCGTACGGCTCCCGCACCATCGCCGTCTCGGAGGCCGAGGCGCATCTGCGGCGGCTGGTGAAGCTGGGCCGGGCGGAGGCGGTGCCGGGGAGCGACCCGGTGACGTACGCGGCGGTGTGA
- a CDS encoding nuclear transport factor 2 family protein encodes MDPMERLLAERACERLILDFVHRLDLGEPSSVAGLFTEDGVWQWPQDGRRAEGRDALRAYFGSRPADRLSRRMMSNVLVTVTSRDTAEAVSYFTTYRVDGYEGGVIPAGPPVQIGHYEDTFRRAGDGTWLLASRTLHLPFGGPTPRPNMPASYGS; translated from the coding sequence ATGGACCCCATGGAGCGCCTCCTCGCCGAACGCGCCTGCGAGCGCTTGATCCTCGACTTCGTCCACCGGCTCGACCTGGGTGAACCCTCGTCCGTCGCCGGGCTGTTCACGGAGGACGGTGTCTGGCAGTGGCCGCAGGACGGGCGGCGGGCCGAGGGGCGTGACGCCCTGCGTGCGTACTTCGGATCCCGTCCGGCCGACCGGCTGTCCCGCCGCATGATGTCCAACGTCCTGGTCACGGTGACCTCGCGGGACACGGCCGAAGCGGTCTCCTACTTCACGACGTACCGCGTCGACGGCTACGAGGGCGGTGTCATCCCGGCCGGGCCGCCGGTCCAGATCGGGCACTACGAGGACACGTTCCGCCGGGCCGGCGACGGGACCTGGCTGCTCGCCTCACGGACCCTCCATCTCCCCTTCGGCGGACCCACACCGCGTCCGAACATGCCTGCGTCATACGGCTCTTGA
- a CDS encoding helix-turn-helix domain-containing protein, giving the protein MGTEEAARTTTGSGALDGGCTGPMVPRLALGARLRALREERGIGRADAGHVIRASSSKISRMEAGRHGFKLRDVADLLTLYGVTDEAERATLLALAEQANTPAWWRHYSDVVPTWTQTYLGAEQAASLIRCFRVQRVPGLLQTPDYARADVRLAHPDAGAAETDRRVALRMARQRVLHRQPATQLWAVIDEAALRRPVGGIRVMRDQLRHLIEMCRLPHVTVQILPFVAGAHAAEGGPVTILRLPGGQLPDVVHLGQLTTALYPDRPADIECYWDAMNRLVVEAESPDETPTILHRILQET; this is encoded by the coding sequence ATGGGCACCGAAGAGGCCGCACGCACGACGACCGGCAGCGGGGCCCTGGACGGCGGGTGCACCGGGCCCATGGTGCCGCGCCTCGCCCTCGGCGCGCGGCTGCGCGCGCTGCGGGAGGAACGGGGCATCGGCCGGGCCGACGCAGGGCACGTCATCCGTGCCTCCTCCTCCAAGATCAGCCGGATGGAGGCCGGCCGCCACGGCTTCAAACTGCGTGACGTCGCCGATCTGCTCACCCTCTACGGCGTCACCGACGAGGCCGAGCGGGCCACCCTGCTGGCGCTGGCCGAGCAGGCCAACACCCCCGCCTGGTGGCGGCACTACAGCGACGTCGTGCCCACCTGGACGCAGACCTACCTCGGGGCCGAGCAGGCGGCGAGCCTCATCCGCTGCTTCCGGGTCCAGCGCGTCCCCGGCCTGCTGCAGACCCCCGACTACGCCCGGGCCGACGTCCGGCTCGCCCACCCGGACGCCGGTGCGGCGGAGACCGACCGCAGGGTCGCGCTGCGGATGGCCCGCCAGCGGGTCCTGCACCGGCAGCCGGCGACCCAGCTGTGGGCCGTGATCGACGAGGCGGCGCTGCGCCGCCCGGTGGGCGGTATCCGTGTGATGCGGGACCAGCTCAGGCATCTCATCGAGATGTGCCGGCTCCCGCATGTCACGGTGCAGATCCTGCCGTTCGTGGCCGGCGCGCACGCCGCGGAGGGCGGTCCGGTCACCATTCTGCGGCTGCCCGGCGGGCAGTTGCCCGACGTGGTCCACCTGGGGCAGCTCACCACCGCGCTCTACCCCGACCGGCCGGCCGACATCGAGTGCTACTGGGACGCCATGAACCGGCTGGTGGTCGAAGCCGAGTCGCCGGACGAGACTCCGACCATTCTGCACCGCATCCTTCAGGAGACCTGA
- a CDS encoding SAM-dependent methyltransferase — MTDQAETPEQEPFPKIDTSVPHSARIWNYWLGGKDNYEVDRVAGDAFREIFPGIETGARAARYFLARAVRHLAAEEGIRQFLDIGTGLPNVDNTHQIAQRVAPESRIVYVDNDPLVLAHARALLTSTAEGVTNYVDADLREPGTIVREAGKTLDFDRPVALMLMGILGHIEDHDEARSIVRQLVDALPPGSYLVQYDSTDTSEDYVRAIQQYNDGGSIPYILRSPEQIERYFDGLELLEPGVASCSRWRPDAAALGLPAEVHQYGGVARKN, encoded by the coding sequence ATGACCGACCAGGCGGAGACCCCCGAGCAGGAGCCGTTCCCCAAGATCGACACCTCGGTGCCGCACTCGGCCCGGATCTGGAACTACTGGCTGGGCGGGAAGGACAACTACGAAGTCGACCGGGTGGCCGGCGACGCGTTCCGCGAGATCTTCCCCGGCATCGAGACGGGCGCCCGCGCCGCCCGCTACTTCCTCGCCCGGGCCGTCCGCCACCTGGCCGCCGAAGAGGGCATCCGCCAGTTCCTGGACATCGGCACCGGCCTGCCCAACGTGGACAACACCCACCAGATCGCCCAGCGGGTGGCCCCGGAGAGCCGGATCGTCTACGTCGACAACGACCCCCTGGTGCTGGCCCACGCCCGCGCGCTGCTCACCAGCACGGCGGAAGGTGTCACCAACTACGTCGACGCCGACCTGCGCGAGCCCGGCACGATCGTCCGGGAGGCCGGGAAGACCCTGGACTTCGACCGGCCCGTCGCCCTCATGCTGATGGGCATCCTCGGCCACATCGAGGACCACGACGAGGCGCGCTCGATCGTCCGGCAGCTCGTGGACGCCCTGCCCCCCGGCAGCTACCTCGTGCAGTACGACTCCACCGACACCAGCGAGGACTACGTCCGCGCCATCCAGCAGTACAACGACGGCGGTTCGATCCCGTACATCCTGCGCAGCCCCGAGCAGATCGAGCGCTACTTCGACGGCCTGGAACTGCTCGAACCGGGCGTGGCCTCCTGCTCGCGCTGGCGTCCCGACGCGGCGGCCCTGGGGCTTCCCGCCGAGGTGCACCAGTACGGCGGCGTCGCCCGCAAGAACTGA
- a CDS encoding prenyltransferase/squalene oxidase repeat-containing protein, which yields MNVRRSAAVLAAVAVIGAATPAAADPSPSPSQAFPSALYGDKDPKFDGVWRQSLALLAQDTVGVKPAAKSVQWLVRQQCADGSFASYRPDPTTACDAKTMLDTNATSAAVQALTALGGHDDVTRKAVGWLKAVQNKDGGWGYSPGGASDTNSTSIVIGALAAAGEKPDQVEKDGKSPYDALLKLALPCGGDGDGAFAFQPDKKGELAANADATAAGVLGALGTGMVVEPGKKSDATCEKAATPRQAAANGAGYLTAALAKDGDHLMSALAGAEPQPDFGNTADAVVALAAQGDTAQAEKSVRWLEKNSASWAAQSGPAAYAQLILAAHATGTNPRDFGGADLVKQLGATGPAPQTAGKTTSGASDEKEDSGSDFFGVWWYVGVCLVAGIGIGFLFTGRKKQQQL from the coding sequence ATGAACGTCCGCCGCAGCGCCGCGGTCCTGGCCGCCGTCGCCGTGATCGGCGCCGCCACCCCGGCCGCCGCAGACCCGTCCCCGTCGCCGTCCCAGGCGTTCCCCTCCGCCCTGTACGGCGACAAGGACCCGAAGTTCGACGGCGTCTGGCGCCAGTCGCTCGCGCTGCTCGCGCAGGACACCGTGGGGGTGAAGCCGGCCGCGAAGTCCGTCCAGTGGCTGGTGCGTCAGCAGTGCGCGGACGGCTCCTTCGCCTCGTACCGCCCCGACCCCACCACCGCGTGCGACGCCAAGACCATGCTCGACACCAACGCCACGTCCGCCGCCGTGCAGGCCCTCACCGCGCTCGGCGGGCACGACGACGTCACCCGCAAGGCCGTCGGCTGGCTGAAGGCCGTGCAGAACAAGGACGGCGGCTGGGGCTACTCGCCCGGTGGGGCCAGCGACACCAACTCGACGTCGATCGTCATAGGCGCGCTCGCCGCCGCGGGCGAGAAGCCCGACCAGGTGGAGAAGGACGGCAAGTCCCCCTACGACGCGCTGCTGAAGCTCGCCCTGCCCTGCGGCGGGGACGGCGACGGCGCCTTCGCGTTCCAGCCGGACAAGAAGGGCGAGCTCGCCGCCAACGCGGACGCCACGGCGGCCGGTGTGCTCGGCGCGCTGGGCACGGGCATGGTCGTCGAGCCCGGCAAGAAGTCCGACGCGACCTGCGAGAAGGCCGCGACGCCGCGGCAGGCGGCGGCGAACGGCGCGGGCTACCTCACCGCCGCCCTCGCCAAGGACGGCGACCACCTCATGTCCGCCCTGGCCGGTGCCGAACCCCAGCCCGACTTCGGCAACACCGCCGACGCGGTCGTCGCGCTCGCCGCGCAGGGGGACACCGCGCAGGCGGAGAAGTCCGTGCGGTGGCTGGAGAAGAACTCCGCGTCCTGGGCCGCGCAGAGCGGTCCGGCCGCCTACGCGCAGCTGATCCTCGCCGCCCACGCGACGGGCACGAACCCGCGTGACTTCGGCGGCGCGGACCTCGTCAAGCAGTTGGGCGCCACGGGCCCGGCCCCGCAGACCGCCGGGAAGACCACGTCCGGGGCCTCGGACGAGAAGGAGGACTCCGGCTCGGACTTCTTCGGGGTCTGGTGGTACGTCGGCGTCTGCCTGGTCGCCGGCATCGGCATCGGTTTCCTGTTCACCGGCCGCAAGAAGCAGCAGCAGCTGTGA
- a CDS encoding SCO2322 family protein, whose protein sequence is MIRRAVLLLLASLLLCAGAGQAQAAGYRYWSFWERDAGRWVYATQGPSLARPSDGDVQGFRFAVSEDSANAVRPRGTADFATICAKTPAQEGRKRVALVIDFGTPSDAPGGESPPAARTACARVSPDATTAEALAAVAEPLRYDTNALLCAISGYPEKGCGEQVSRDEQKRKPVAEKSAPSNDGPSLGLLAGVAVVVALGGAAIWQVRRRG, encoded by the coding sequence GTGATCCGCCGGGCCGTTCTCCTGCTCCTGGCCTCGCTCCTGCTGTGCGCGGGTGCGGGCCAGGCCCAGGCCGCCGGTTACCGGTACTGGTCGTTCTGGGAGCGCGACGCCGGCCGCTGGGTCTACGCCACCCAGGGCCCGTCCCTGGCCCGCCCCTCGGACGGCGACGTCCAGGGCTTCCGCTTCGCGGTGAGCGAGGACTCCGCGAACGCGGTCCGGCCGCGCGGCACGGCCGACTTCGCGACGATCTGCGCGAAGACGCCGGCGCAGGAGGGCAGGAAGCGGGTGGCCCTGGTCATCGACTTCGGCACCCCGTCGGACGCCCCCGGCGGCGAATCCCCGCCCGCCGCCCGCACGGCCTGCGCCCGGGTCTCCCCCGACGCGACGACGGCCGAGGCCCTGGCCGCGGTGGCCGAGCCGCTGCGCTACGACACCAACGCCCTGCTGTGCGCGATCTCGGGCTATCCGGAGAAGGGCTGCGGCGAACAGGTCTCCCGGGACGAACAGAAGCGGAAGCCGGTGGCGGAGAAGAGCGCCCCGTCGAACGACGGGCCGTCCCTGGGCCTGCTCGCGGGTGTCGCCGTGGTGGTGGCCCTGGGCGGCGCGGCGATCTGGCAGGTACGACGGCGTGGCTAG
- a CDS encoding CbiQ family ECF transporter T component has translation MAGTPERRAAQPPRPGRQRRAQLHPGAWWLWSLSLGTAATRTTNPLLLALLVSVSAYVVATRRPDTPWSHSYGAFVKLALAVILIRLVFAIVLGSPVPGTHTLLTLPELPLPAWAQGIRLGGEVTAEALTFALYDGMRLATLLICVGAANALANPSRLLKSLPGALYEMGVAVVVALTFAPSLIADVQRLRAARRLRGRPDSGIRGLLHVGLPVLEGALERSVALAAAMDARGYGRTAQVPPGVRRTTAALTLGGLLGVCAGTYGLLTAEGAAYGLPVLLAGLAAALAGLKLGGRRSLRTRYRPDRWDVRAWLVVASGVATAALLALAAARDPAALHPGVVPLVAPALPLWPAAAVLLGLLPAFVAPDPKELS, from the coding sequence CTGGCCGGCACCCCGGAGCGCCGGGCCGCGCAGCCGCCCCGGCCGGGGCGGCAACGCCGGGCACAGCTGCACCCGGGAGCCTGGTGGCTCTGGTCCCTCTCCCTCGGCACCGCCGCCACCCGCACCACCAACCCCCTGCTCCTCGCGCTCCTCGTCTCGGTCTCCGCCTACGTCGTGGCGACCCGCCGCCCCGACACCCCCTGGTCCCACTCCTACGGCGCCTTCGTCAAACTCGCCCTCGCGGTGATCCTGATCCGCCTCGTCTTCGCGATCGTCCTCGGCTCCCCCGTCCCGGGCACGCACACCCTCCTCACGCTGCCCGAACTCCCCCTCCCCGCCTGGGCCCAGGGCATCCGCCTCGGCGGCGAGGTCACAGCGGAAGCGCTCACCTTCGCGCTGTACGACGGAATGCGGCTGGCCACGCTCCTCATCTGCGTGGGCGCCGCGAACGCCCTCGCCAACCCCTCCCGACTCCTCAAGTCCCTCCCGGGCGCCCTGTACGAGATGGGCGTCGCGGTCGTCGTCGCCCTCACCTTCGCCCCGAGCCTCATCGCCGACGTCCAGCGGCTGCGCGCCGCACGCCGTCTGCGCGGGCGCCCGGACAGCGGCATCAGGGGCCTGCTGCACGTGGGCCTCCCGGTCCTGGAGGGGGCGCTGGAGCGTTCCGTCGCCCTGGCCGCCGCGATGGACGCCCGCGGCTACGGCCGTACCGCACAGGTCCCGCCCGGCGTACGCCGTACCACCGCCGCCCTCACCCTCGGCGGCCTGCTCGGCGTCTGCGCGGGAACGTACGGCCTCCTCACGGCCGAAGGCGCCGCCTACGGTCTCCCCGTCCTCCTCGCGGGTCTGGCCGCCGCCCTCGCGGGCCTCAAGCTCGGCGGCCGCCGCTCGCTGCGCACCCGCTACCGCCCGGACCGCTGGGACGTGCGCGCCTGGCTGGTCGTCGCCTCCGGCGTCGCGACAGCGGCCCTGCTCGCCCTCGCCGCGGCCCGTGACCCCGCGGCCCTGCACCCCGGCGTGGTTCCCCTGGTCGCCCCCGCCCTCCCCCTCTGGCCGGCCGCGGCCGTACTGCTCGGCCTGCTGCCCGCGTTCGTCGCCCCCGACCCCAAGGAGCTGTCGTGA